Genomic window (Arachis hypogaea cultivar Tifrunner chromosome 13, arahy.Tifrunner.gnm2.J5K5, whole genome shotgun sequence):
aattatttcaaataatttatatatttatccaaattaaaaaagtatttttatcagaccaaaaaaaattaatttatatttgtagtCACtaatttttttctgaaaaaagtaattattatgaaacaataataaaaaggatagctTAGCTTAACGAGTCATTATTACTTATTTGTAATGGATTAGAGATGTTAATCAAAAATAGAACttaatttcttgcattgtttCAATTAGTATTTCATTAATAATTAGTAGTTAAATAGTGATTTTATTGAAAGCGAGAGCTTAATTTCATGTTTCAAGTAGGCATACATTAGTAATTAAAAAAACATAGAGAGGACCAATTTTTAGTTAACTATATTAGataaagttttttaaaattaataattctcaatttttagaaaatttataatttaaagtttaaaatttaaaataaataaaatatttaaaaaaattagttcttattctttaaaaaaattagttttctatCATTACTCTTAATAATAATTAGAAGTTGATTAGTGATTTTATTGAAAGTGAGagcttattttaatttaaatagggACGGCAAAACTCTCTTAAGCGTGGGGATTTTTGCAAGAATTATCTTAAAAAGGGATTCGAAGACAGAAAATTTGTTTCGCAGGAAGTGGGAATGGAGCCAAAATTCCTTTGAAGTAGACATGAGAACTCGAGTGGGGATCCCCGCCCTATCCCCACTAATCCCCGAATTATTAAATAtacttaaatatatttaataattatttttaatataaattttttagtagTCATTTCACATACCATGTGTGTTGAAAAACCTAAAcctatttttaaaagtatttttcctTTTCTCCAGAACATTAATACTGTGTCGTCCCACTCTCCAATCACCCCAAAAGGCTAGAATTCGCAAATTTCAATCTCCCATAGTGTTACAATCATACCCCTCATCACTCCTACTCAGTACTCATCGTGTCATCACCTCCTCATCGTCTCATTGCCTCCGCTCGTGACgtccttttcctttttcatctagGAATGGTAATACcacccgaacccgcgggtacccatcCCGTTCCTACTTGCTCGGAGCGAGTAATTACCCATGAAGCGGATTTTTACTGAGACGGGTTTTTGGGCGGAGCGGGATGGGATCGAGTTTAAGTAATACTCGCCCcggtttatataatatatataattttaatatataatatatgtaatatatgtaaaataattagtaaaatgattaataatattgtattatatttaaatttttgctttaatttatattatgtatgtgatgatggttatataaattttgaaatttagttttatttattgaattttaataattataggggcggggaGGGTACTCGTGAAAGCGAGTTAAGATTCAACTTTTTACTACCTGCGAGTAGGAGCAGGTCGAATTCTATGCGGGTTATTGTAGGGTGGGGCAGGATCGGATAGAGCAAAAATTCATCCCATTGCCACCCTTACTTTTATCGATGTGTGACTGTATTCTTATATGTTTaataattgtttttaattttttaattttttttatcttttcattaGAACTTTCATATAAACTATTAATATAGGTAGATGAAAAATACGGCCATGAAAAATGAAGATCcgtaaaaaatagaaataggccGGGGACAATATTTTTCAAATATGGGGATAAAAAGCAAATTTAGGAGAAAACACAAAATAGAAAAATGTTCCACTCCTATCCTATTCTTTGTCATCTCTACTTTTAAAAGTGATTAATAATATATTAGTGGTTTAAACAAAAGAGCCCTTAATTTTTATCTTTGAAGTATAGCTAATCTTTCATGTTTGATAAGGAATTAGCGGAATTAGAGGAATTAGGGTGTGATaatcatcaaaataaaatttggaattttttacttaaataaaatttttaaaaaattataatatttattatatattattaattttataataaaaatatttctcatgttatttttttttattgtaattgaaattttttttttaaattaaagagcttttttttcttttctttgtctctCTCACTATTCTTTTATTCACTCTATttctcttatatattattatcaatgattaattataatttaataatcaaaatatgtGATATGTTATTTTgtcattataattaaaaataaattaaaattaaaattaaagtatagttatattatattactaatttaacaatcAAAATGTGTCACTTGACACTTtctcattaaaattaaaataaaatatatttttttaaaattaataaatttcttttGTCTATGCATCCTCTTATCtacctctctctccttttttattTCACTTTACCCTTTCTACTTTatacataatttataatttatatgttatattttatattactaatttgacaaaccAAAATATATGTGACGAGATATTTtcgttacaattaaaataaaatatttttctctaaaattaacaaactttctatctcctcctctttttttttgtttatcttttctctctcattatttATTTctctctaaaaaaattataaaaaatacattaataaaataatataatttaaaaataaattcataaaattataaaaaatatattaaatttataattaaaaaatatcctgtaatattattcacataaacaaatattattattataactactattattattattattattattattattattacatgtatacttttttaatttttttatttaatttaaattttttaccgcttatctttttaatttatatttttattttttttttcaaatattttggagagaatattaatattgtgattaataattagaatcaaggttgaattattttaaaaaaaaattatgttgagttaattttataactattaatataatttttttatgctaatatctaattatatatatatatattaaaaattattatttttaaataacaaacatgaaaattaattattttaatttatgcaacAGACGTAACACGcacctaatcaaatataaaagtatacacatCAATTAGttctatcaaattttaaataataaatgttaaaattaatcattagtaaaaaattacactattttacataaaaataataactaaaaatttattatttaatttttttttatctatgatCTTTTTAGTAaatgaaaatttttgttttttatgaccATTATTTAAACGTAGTTTAACTCGATAAATTTTTTTCTGTTATAATTTATAATGTCAAAAATAAAATcgatgtaattttaaaaatttatattctcataatattatcatgaacaaaaatattattatattatccgATGAATTGACCTAAAACCAAACTGGTTATATTCTAAATCATGTGTAATGAGTTCAATATTCTTAAACCAGAATGAAATGAGCGTCTGTACTAGAATAGCTCTTATCTTAAAAATCTGGAAACCAATTTAAGATAGAATCAAATAGAGCACTGTAGAGATTGCCGCAATGAGAGTGCTGATTTTAAATGAGTTGAATGAACAATGAAGAACTAATTAAAAGTCTTGTATGTAAATGTAAATGGGCGCACGTTGGTGCTACATTGCTTgcgtattatatatttatatttgacTTCTAGGACTTTTGACACGTGGCATATCCGCATATGTGTCATATTCACATAGAGTGCCGACTCTTCTTTCTTCAACTCTCTTTTTTCCGATACCAATGTTCATTCAGCCCTAAACACCTCCTAACTCACAATGCccgttttctcttctcttcttcccaagaGCCATGTTCTTTCATGATAATAAATACTATTAGAAAAGTTAAACTACCagcaattttaatttatgttgactaaaacaatataataatattattgttaaattATTGGCCAAAACACAATAAATTATATTGGTGGAAACCCTATATTATACAATATATGAAAACAAAAAAACGGTTATATACGCTTTATTTCTATTCCCCTTAATCACAGGGCCGGGGCCTTTGTCTTTTTAAAACCTCATGTATGTGCCTACGAAATAAGGGTTGACcaacgaatatatatatataaaattgaattAACATAGATGTAATACATAGGCATAAATTATGTTATAGCTTCTgaccaaatttaaaagagagaaataatTATGTGctataatatgtatatatatagtgaATTCCAGATCATTAGATACAagcaatgataatattattaCTCTTTATTTTATCTATATATAGGGAAATGGGCTggctaattattttataaatagaattGAAACTGAAAGGCACTTGCCTATAAATGCGTCAAGTTTAAGACAGTTGAAAGAACATATTCACATGCAATTAGAGTCTGAGAGAGATAATCATCAATCAGAGAGCAATGgatgtgaatgttgtttttccACGCTCATCAGCTACCATGTATTACCCtgtcttattattattagttcTTCTCTCTATATCcaaatcttcttcttctgtttcttcttcttctaccaataATTACCAAAACACCCCTAATAATACACAAACGTATTACTACAAAAGCTACATAAAAAGCTCATGCAACACAACAACATACCCTTCAATTTGCTACAAGAATCTCAACCGTTATGCTTTGTCCATACAAGCAGATCCTTTTCTGCTCTGCAACACTTCACTCGGCCTCGCCTTTAAGGCGGCTCGCTCCGCCTCCACCACCGTCTCCAAGATCCTCAAGAACAATAGTAGCAGCCTCACGACGCCGGCCAAAGCCGTGGTTCGTGACTGCTACGGCAACCTCAAAGATTCGGTTGAGCAGATAAAAGATTCTATTTCTGAAATGGGGAACTTGTATGAGAGTAGCGACAAAGATTTCAAGATGAGTAACATAAAGACATGGGTGAGTGCTGCTATAACGAATTATAATACGTGTTCGGATGGATTTGAAGAACAGAGTGTGGATGGTGATGTTAGAAATAAGATCAATAAGCTTGTTTTGAATGCTGCGAGGATGACTagtaatgcattgtatttcatcaACCACCTCGTATATTGATATTAATTAATTGGACATTAGCCAAGCTAATTTATATATATGGCTTGCTCTTTTATGAAATTCAACTTTTGAGAATTTTCTCAAGAGTTACGCTGTGTAAATCCGCATGCACCATGTTTGTTCACTTTCATTAATAAAACTATTCTTCATTTGCACTTGGTCATGTTATACCTGTTCTGAATAGAACCATGATGATAACTGAAAATGGCCAAACTTTgatttcttatttaatttaaaaattttatttgtatattaaaaattaaataccaTGGATTTGTATAACTATATACATTaacagtgtaaaatattttatacaattatctaattatatttatttttaaatcattatTTATGTcattaatgtaaaaaaataattttttaattatatgatattatataattaaatatacgtataaaattattttatattatattaaatttatatatataaaatttaatttatttttatttatattttgtattttatgcaaataatttattttattataaatttattgtatacatataatataattgatttagttaaattacttaacataataattttagttattaattttgcaaataaattttttattttttatattaatatgaataataatcaccattaaataatattacatatacaatatattgacaattaattttacttaaattttatATACTTTACAGTGTGAACGTCATGTATATTTGTTATACTCTAATTTTCTACTCTGGTCTTATATatcttaatatattttataaagagGCTCTTTAAtcttttgtgaatttttttatagttttttttttatctctttttattaaatttatgctaattttgtttttaacaaGGATCGGTTGaaatttagatttttagattatacaaatttttatactaatattattttttttaaatatatactctaataagagaaaatatataaataattatatagtaaaaaaaatttaaacaatgcTCAAAATTTGTCAATTATCACAGGTATacatttaaagtattttttttagagTTATATATTTTCCTAAAAGCTAAATATATAGTAGTATAGAGTTATTTAAAAGAAACCGTCTTAACACcgccggcaataactcagccacaattttttttttttaaataaaagctaTTTAGAATATGTAAAAATCACATATCAATATACATAACTGAGTTTCACACCCGTTTATTAATATCATGTCCGTGTTAGAAATCATTTTTCCACTTATATGTatacttatttaattttatgcctatatatatatatatcaattaaaaATTTCGTTTTGCAATCGGCATTATTTTCttctattctaaaaaaaaaaagaggaaaaaaaaaagaagaagaggctatttttaatatcaaattttCATTCTATTAATACTTCACTTCTCTACTAAGCATTAACTAAGATAATATTGTACTGTATGTGTATGCCAATTTTTTTCCAAACTCAACTTCCATTTTACTTCTTGCCACAAAACATTTTTATAAATACATTATAAAAATGTGAATTGACATGCACGAAATTTCCGGAAGATACTAGCTAGTATTTAATAATGTTGATAAGTagtgatttgattttttttttttcttattattcagTACTCTATGTAGGGATTGGTGATTATGTGTTAAGACAAATATCTATTTATCCTTGATATCTGTAGGACACTGTATGTGTCTCACTGACTACTCTatctttaatatataataatataatgaaatgaaaattaattTAGTATATGTTAATTGCACACTACTGGATCCAATAACATatgataatatattaaatatgttaTAAATGTTAATGTTCAAAATACATTATCCAAATTAAATTTAGTAGGTCATTAAATTAAcggaaaaaagaagaaatatttcTTAGGAGATGTGTTTTGATTTTGGAGAGGCTTGGACGTGACACATTGCTTAATATGTGATAGCATAGCAAATGAAATTACACGCATACAGTAATATATAGTTGAATTGAAGTTTCAATATATACTACGTTTTGAGTctcaaattaatataatatataataaagagTATGGTTTAGGGTATATTGACTATATTCATTATGAATATACTTAACATTATCTCAATATTAAacaaagagtttaatttttttaaaataattttgatgtAACTGAATATCTATGTAAAATACTCACAAGAAAAAAAGTTAGCCATCTAGAATTTCGTCTCTTTTTTAAAGAGAGTATTAGGAAGCCAACATTTTTAGTataaacaagaagagaagttgtcagtgttagtttaaatataaaataaaaaataataaaaaagttttgACTACCTAATaaatttcgttttttttacaaataataaaaagtatataattaAATGAGTAAAATTATTAGATTAAAGTAGTAGTGATAGCATAATGAagaataaattactatttgtatTTATACAAATTTTAAATGCTGACAAATGTActaatgaaataataaaattaaagttatactcATAAAAGATTGACTCCTTATCACAAAACTATTTGAACTCTaaaaaactactcaaaaatttaaaattaccttTCTCTCTACTTTTATGACAAtagttttccctttttttttctctctgtaTTTTTTCTATTTgcactctctttctctttctctttctctttctgtaTTTTCTCTTTCCACCATCTCAACTTTCGTGGATAGGATTTTTGAGGATAGCTTTTCCTCCGACTACGACCTCAAATCCATCACAAGCAAGGCAATATATACTGCCGCCCCTGTCAGTGTTGATTCTCTATCTCCTTCCTCCAAGCACGTGAAACCCTTGCCTGCCGAATCGTCCTCCTCAACTCAGTCACTCGTCCTGGTTGACTCGCAGGAAAATGGGATCCGACTCGTCCACACACATGGCGTGCGCGGAGGCAGTTTATCAGA
Coding sequences:
- the LOC112735772 gene encoding 21 kDa protein-like; the protein is MDVNVVFPRSSATMYYPVLLLLVLLSISKSSSSVSSSSTNNYQNTPNNTQTYYYKSYIKSSCNTTTYPSICYKNLNRYALSIQADPFLLCNTSLGLAFKAARSASTTVSKILKNNSSSLTTPAKAVVRDCYGNLKDSVEQIKDSISEMGNLYESSDKDFKMSNIKTWVSAAITNYNTCSDGFEEQSVDGDVRNKINKLVLNAARMTSNALYFINHLVY